The Thermocladium sp. ECH_B DNA segment ATGACCCCAATCACGTTTCCGCGGCTGGGCCTCTCGCGTAGGATCATCATGGAGAATGGCACGGCGAACAACGGCATCGTGTAGCTCAGCACAGCCGATGTTCCTGGATCCACATAGGTGAGGCCAACGGCCCAGAACCCGGTGCTGGCGGCGGTGAAGAGGGATAGGAGCAGCATATCTATGTCAATGGTTGGGTCAAGCCTGTGCCGGGCGGCGAGGGGTATTGCCAGGGATGCGCCGGCCAATGCGTATCGGAGCGACATGAAGGTGAGGGGGTCAGAATACGAGAGGCCGTCCTTCACGAAGAAGTAGTTACTTGATGCGCTGAGTATATAGATGAGTAGGTACGCATTCGTCTCCTTATTCATGAATGGCGATTGCCTTATCTGTTTAAAAATTGTGCCTTTTGCCTTGGGAGAAAAGTTTATATAGAACCGTTACTGGACGATGTCAACTATGTCAGCCCAGCAATCGCAACCTAAGACGGGAGCTCAAGGTGTTCCTGTCTCGATATTAAAGGAGGGAAGCCAAAGAACTGTTGGAGCAGATGCTAGGAGAAGCAACATAATGGCCGCTAAGGTGGTTTCGGAGATCCTCCAAACCAGCCTTGGACCGAGGGGAATGGATAAATTACTTATAGATGCATTCGGCGACGTCACCATAACGGGGGATGGAGCCACGATACTCAAGGAAATGGAGATCCAACACCCAGCCGCTAAACTGCTCGTGGAGATAGCCAAGGCCCAGGACGCCGAGGTCGGCGACGGAACAACAACTGTAGTAGTTCTGGCGGGCAAAATGCTCGAGAGCGCCGAGAGCCTACTGGATGAGGGCATTCACCCATCTATTATCATAGATGGATACAAGAAGGCCATGGATTACGCGCTTGAGACCGCCAAGNGCGTCGCTATACCCATAGACATAACCAAGNAGGAGGAGCTAATCAAGGTAGTCGCGAATAGCTTGAGCAGCAAGGTAGTGGCCGAGGCCAGGGATTACTTGGCTCAAAAGGCAGTGGAGGCCGCGTTGATAGCTGCGGATAAGGTTAACGGCGGGTATGTCCTAGACCTTGACTGGATAAAGGTAGAGAAAAAGAAGGGAAAGAGCCTCTACGAGACCCAATTAATCCAGGGAATAGTGCTGGATAAGGAGGTCGTTCATCCGGACATGCCGAAGAGAGTCGTCAACGCCAAGATAGCTCTACTCGATGCGCCGCTGGAGATAGAGAAGCCGGAGTGGACCACTAAGATATCGGTTTCCTCGCCTCAACAAATAAAGGGTTACCTCGAGGAGGAGACAAGCATATTGAAGTCCTACGTCGATAAATTGAAGTCAATCGGCGTAAACGTAGTCATCGCCCAGAAGGGCATTGACGACACTGCCCAGCACTTCCTGGCGAAGGCCGGCATAATGGCAGTGAGGAGAGTGAAGAGGAGCGATATAGAGAAGCTGGCCAAGGCCACTGGCGCCAGGATAGTGACCAGCATAAAGGACATTAGGCCGGAGGACCTTGGAACCGCTGGTTTAGTGGAGGAGAGGAAGGTAGGAGAGGAGAAGATGGTGTTCGTGGAGCAGTGCCCCAACCCCAAGGCAGTCACCATATTAGTGAGGGGCGCCGCGGATAGGATAGTTGATGAGACCGAGAGGAGTCTCCAGGATGCGCTTCACGTGGCCAGGGACTTATTTAGGGAGGCAAAGGTAGTTCCGGGCGGCGGTGCCTTTGAGATGGAGATATCAAGGAAGGTGAGGGAGTACGGCAGGAAACTGCCGGGGAAGGAGCAGCTAGCGGTCCTTAAGTTCGCCGAGGCAGTGGAGCAGATACCAGTTATACTGGCGCTGACCGCGGGCCTGGATCCAGTTGATGC contains these protein-coding regions:
- a CDS encoding thermosome subunit encodes the protein MSAQQSQPKTGAQGVPVSILKEGSQRTVGADARRSNIMAAKVVSEILQTSLGPRGMDKLLIDAFGDVTITGDGATILKEMEIQHPAAKLLVEIAKAQDAEVGDGTTTVVVLAGKMLESAESLLDEGIHPSIIIDGYKKAMDYALETAKXVAIPIDITKXEELIKVVANSLSSKVVAEARDYLAQKAVEAALIAADKVNGGYVLDLDWIKVEKKKGKSLYETQLIQGIVLDKEVVHPDMPKRVVNAKIALLDAPLEIEKPEWTTKISVSSPQQIKGYLEEETSILKSYVDKLKSIGVNVVIAQKGIDDTAQHFLAKAGIMAVRRVKRSDIEKLAKATGARIVTSIKDIRPEDLGTAGLVEERKVGEEKMVFVEQCPNPKAVTILVRGAADRIVDETERSLQDALHVARDLFREAKVVPGGGAFEMEISRKVREYGRKLPGKEQLAVLKFAEAVEQIPVILALTAGLDPVDAIAELRKRHDAGEIDAGVDVLSGKITRMGQMNVYDPLIVKEQVIKSAVEASIMVLRIDDIIAASQSKVGGGSKKGPEGGEGSKED